A region of Streptomyces sp. NBC_01750 DNA encodes the following proteins:
- a CDS encoding heme oxygenase (biliverdin-producing), whose amino-acid sequence MPATVSAVIASFPVPTGPWRPALDATAAGTANGTPFSTLIRVASHERHTEAETSAFMSDLLGGRLGVAAFARYTEQLWFVYRALEEAAGTLKGDPVAGPFIRPELMRTAELERDLAHLRGTDWRAGLTPLPATAAYAERIAECARSWPPGYVAHHYTRYLGDLSGGQVIRDTAEKTWGFARRGDGVRFYVFEEITNPAAFKRRYRALLDAVDADDLEKQRIIDECKRAFDFNGAVFRELGAEFPLSA is encoded by the coding sequence ATGCCGGCAACCGTCTCCGCCGTCATCGCCTCCTTTCCCGTCCCCACCGGTCCCTGGAGGCCCGCCTTGGACGCCACCGCCGCCGGCACCGCCAATGGAACGCCCTTCTCGACGCTCATCCGTGTCGCCTCGCACGAGCGGCACACCGAGGCGGAGACCTCGGCCTTCATGAGCGATCTGCTCGGCGGCCGGCTGGGCGTGGCCGCGTTCGCGCGCTACACCGAGCAGCTGTGGTTCGTGTACCGGGCGCTGGAGGAGGCGGCGGGGACACTGAAGGGCGACCCGGTCGCCGGGCCGTTCATCCGGCCGGAGCTGATGCGCACCGCGGAGCTGGAGCGCGATCTGGCGCATCTGCGGGGGACCGACTGGCGCGCCGGGCTCACCCCGCTGCCCGCCACCGCCGCGTATGCCGAGCGGATCGCGGAATGCGCGCGGAGCTGGCCCCCCGGATACGTCGCGCATCACTACACCCGCTACCTCGGGGACCTCTCCGGCGGCCAGGTCATCCGCGACACGGCGGAGAAGACGTGGGGTTTCGCGCGCAGAGGCGACGGGGTGCGGTTCTACGTCTTCGAGGAGATCACCAACCCGGCGGCGTTCAAGCGGCGTTACCGCGCGCTGCTGGACGCGGTGGACGCGGACGATCTGGAGAAGCAGCGGATCATCGACGAGTGCAAGCGGGCGTTCGACTTCAACGGGGCGGTGTTCCGGGAGCTGGGAGCGGAGTTCCCGCTCAGCGCATAG
- a CDS encoding PhzF family phenazine biosynthesis protein, whose product MNELDVLDVLHVFCGADGRHGNALGVVRDPRRYPDQASRQAFAAELGFSETVFVDDPERGVVDIYTPGLRLPFAGHPLVGAAWLLDLEAVNPPAGEVWVRQDGEFTWITARAEWAPPRTLRQYGSAAEVDALEVPPPGEWIYAWGWQDEAAGRVRARAFPGRDDGIDEDEATGAAALLLTDRLGRALNITQGRGSQILTAPGPDGTIEIGGRVRLAIPVPAMR is encoded by the coding sequence GTGAACGAACTCGACGTGCTCGACGTACTCCACGTCTTCTGCGGCGCCGACGGCCGCCACGGCAACGCGCTGGGTGTCGTACGCGACCCCCGCCGCTACCCCGACCAGGCGTCCCGGCAGGCATTCGCCGCCGAACTCGGCTTCAGCGAGACCGTCTTCGTCGACGACCCGGAGCGCGGTGTGGTCGACATCTACACCCCGGGCCTCCGGCTGCCCTTCGCCGGGCATCCCCTCGTCGGTGCCGCCTGGCTGCTGGACCTCGAGGCCGTGAATCCGCCCGCCGGTGAGGTGTGGGTCCGCCAGGACGGGGAGTTCACCTGGATCACCGCGCGCGCCGAGTGGGCGCCGCCGCGCACGCTGCGGCAGTACGGATCGGCTGCCGAGGTCGACGCGCTGGAGGTGCCGCCGCCCGGGGAGTGGATCTACGCCTGGGGGTGGCAGGACGAGGCCGCGGGCCGGGTACGGGCGCGGGCGTTCCCCGGACGTGACGACGGCATCGACGAGGACGAGGCGACCGGGGCCGCGGCCCTGCTGCTCACCGACCGGCTCGGCCGTGCACTGAACATCACGCAGGGCCGGGGGTCGCAGATCCTGACCGCCCCGGGCCCCGACGGCACGATCGAGATCGGCGGCCGCGTACGCCTCGCCATTCCCGTTCCTGCTATGCGCTGA
- the efeB gene encoding iron uptake transporter deferrochelatase/peroxidase subunit, protein MSEETDAQAPSRRSLLGWGGAGLALGAAAAGGAAVALTGGDTAVPAAASGAAVPFHGAHQAGIASAVQDRLHFATFDVKTKDRAELVQLLKDWTRAAERMTAGQAVGEGAFGGLAESPPDDTGEALGLKPSRLTLTIGFGPSLFAKGRFGLEGKRPAALVELPAFPGDNLDPARSDGDLCVQACADDPQVAVHAIRNLARIGFGKVAVRWSQLGFGKTSSTTPDAQTPRNMMGFKDGTRNVAGTDSAALDKHVWVSEKDGSGWLAGGSYLVARRIRMNIETWDRTPLSEQEDIFGRDKGEGAPVGKAKERDEPFLKAMLPTAHVRLAHPDTNGGAKILRRGYSFTDGTDGLGRLDAGLFFLAYQRDIHKGFIPVQRSLAANDALNEYIQHVGSALFAVPPGVRDKDDWWGRALFS, encoded by the coding sequence ATGTCCGAGGAAACTGACGCCCAGGCTCCGTCCCGTCGTTCACTGCTCGGCTGGGGCGGTGCGGGCCTCGCGCTCGGCGCCGCCGCGGCCGGCGGCGCGGCTGTCGCCCTGACCGGCGGGGACACCGCCGTGCCCGCCGCCGCGAGCGGCGCGGCCGTGCCGTTCCACGGCGCGCACCAGGCCGGCATAGCCAGCGCCGTGCAGGACCGGCTGCACTTCGCGACCTTCGACGTGAAGACGAAGGACCGCGCCGAGCTGGTCCAGCTGCTCAAGGACTGGACGCGGGCCGCGGAGCGGATGACGGCCGGGCAGGCAGTCGGCGAAGGCGCGTTCGGCGGTCTCGCCGAGTCGCCGCCGGACGACACCGGCGAGGCGCTCGGCCTCAAGCCGTCCCGGCTCACACTCACCATCGGCTTCGGCCCCTCCCTGTTCGCCAAGGGCCGCTTCGGACTTGAGGGCAAGCGCCCGGCGGCCCTGGTGGAGCTGCCGGCGTTCCCCGGCGACAACCTCGACCCGGCGCGCAGCGACGGCGATCTGTGTGTGCAGGCATGCGCGGACGACCCGCAGGTCGCGGTGCACGCGATCCGCAATCTCGCCCGCATCGGCTTCGGCAAGGTCGCGGTCCGCTGGTCGCAGCTCGGCTTCGGAAAGACCTCGTCGACAACGCCGGACGCCCAGACCCCGCGCAACATGATGGGCTTCAAGGACGGCACCCGGAACGTTGCCGGGACGGACTCGGCCGCACTCGACAAGCACGTCTGGGTGTCCGAGAAGGACGGCTCGGGCTGGCTGGCCGGCGGCTCGTATCTGGTCGCGCGCCGGATCCGGATGAACATCGAGACCTGGGACCGCACTCCGCTCAGCGAGCAGGAGGACATCTTCGGCCGCGACAAGGGCGAGGGCGCGCCGGTCGGCAAGGCCAAGGAGCGTGACGAGCCGTTCCTCAAGGCGATGCTGCCGACCGCGCATGTGCGGCTCGCGCACCCGGACACCAACGGCGGCGCGAAGATCCTTCGCCGCGGCTACTCCTTCACGGACGGCACGGACGGCCTGGGCCGCCTGGACGCGGGCCTGTTCTTCCTCGCGTACCAGCGGGACATCCACAAGGGCTTCATCCCCGTGCAGCGCTCGCTGGCGGCGAACGACGCCCTCAACGAGTACATCCAGCACGTGGGTTCGGCGCTGTTCGCCGTCCCGCCGGGCGTCCGGGACAAGGACGACTGGTGGGGCCGGGCGCTGTTCTCCTGA
- the npdG gene encoding NADPH-dependent F420 reductase, with protein sequence MTSTDSAGTAPKAPAKDPWDLPDVSGLVVGVLGGTGDQGRGLAYRLARAGQKVIIGSRVVERAETAATELGLGIEGADNAECARRSDVVIVAVPWDGHAKTLEALQKELAGKLVVDCVNPLGFDKKGAYALKPEEGSAAEQAAALLPDSRVTAAFHHLSAVLLQDASIEEIDTDVMVLGETRADTDIVQALAGRIPGMRGVFAGRLRGAHQVESLVANLISVNRRYRAHAGLRVTDV encoded by the coding sequence ATGACTTCTACTGACAGTGCAGGCACCGCGCCGAAGGCCCCGGCCAAGGACCCCTGGGACCTTCCCGACGTGTCCGGCCTGGTCGTCGGCGTCCTCGGCGGCACCGGTGACCAGGGGCGCGGGCTCGCGTACCGGCTGGCCAGGGCCGGGCAGAAGGTGATCATCGGGTCCCGGGTCGTGGAGCGCGCCGAGACGGCGGCCACGGAGCTCGGACTCGGCATCGAGGGCGCCGACAACGCCGAGTGCGCGCGGCGCAGCGATGTCGTGATCGTGGCGGTGCCGTGGGACGGGCACGCCAAGACTCTTGAGGCGCTGCAGAAGGAGCTCGCCGGCAAGCTCGTCGTCGACTGTGTCAACCCGCTCGGCTTCGACAAGAAGGGCGCATACGCGCTGAAGCCGGAGGAGGGCAGCGCCGCCGAGCAGGCCGCCGCCCTGCTGCCGGACTCGCGGGTCACCGCGGCCTTCCACCATCTGTCCGCCGTACTGCTCCAGGACGCGTCGATCGAGGAGATCGACACCGATGTGATGGTGCTGGGCGAGACGCGCGCCGACACCGACATCGTGCAGGCGCTGGCGGGCCGTATCCCGGGCATGCGCGGAGTCTTCGCGGGCCGGCTGCGCGGCGCCCACCAGGTGGAGTCGCTGGTCGCCAATCTGATCTCGGTGAACCGCCGCTACAGGGCACACGCGGGTCTGCGCGTCACCGACGTGTAG
- the efeO gene encoding iron uptake system protein EfeO — translation MRPVRLSVVTAAATVAALTAVTGCAEKSDAKGGDGAVRVTAKDDSCEVSKKEFPAGHVQLDIENKGSKVTEVYLLFPDDRIVSELENIGPGLKRKLTAEVKAGTYEIACKPGMKGEGIRQTVTVTGGKAVKRSPAMDKAVAEYRTYVQAQADETMPKVKAFTDAVQAGDIEAAKKAYADSRIGWERTEPVAESFGDIDPKVDLREDGVEKGQKWTGWHTLEKALWQDKKIGAEEKTLATTLITDLTAWQKKVGKADITPTSMANGAKELLDEVATGKVTGEEERYSHTDLVDFKANVEGAQKSYELLKPVASKNDPKLVAELDKQFAALNKLLDKYRKSPASYEFTSYDKVGKAERKELSDAVNALAEPLSKLAAAVVK, via the coding sequence ATGCGACCCGTCCGTCTCTCCGTCGTCACCGCCGCCGCGACCGTGGCAGCCCTGACCGCCGTCACGGGCTGCGCCGAGAAGAGCGATGCCAAGGGTGGCGACGGCGCCGTCCGGGTCACCGCGAAGGATGACTCCTGCGAGGTGTCGAAGAAGGAGTTCCCGGCCGGGCATGTCCAGCTCGACATCGAGAACAAGGGCTCCAAGGTCACCGAGGTCTACCTCCTCTTCCCGGACGACCGCATCGTGTCCGAGCTCGAGAACATCGGCCCCGGCCTGAAGCGCAAACTCACCGCCGAGGTGAAGGCCGGTACGTACGAGATCGCCTGCAAGCCCGGCATGAAGGGCGAGGGCATCCGTCAGACGGTCACCGTCACCGGCGGCAAGGCCGTCAAGCGCAGCCCCGCGATGGACAAGGCCGTCGCCGAGTACCGCACATACGTGCAGGCGCAGGCCGACGAGACCATGCCCAAGGTCAAGGCCTTCACGGACGCCGTGCAGGCGGGCGACATCGAGGCCGCGAAGAAGGCGTACGCCGACTCCCGTATCGGCTGGGAGCGCACCGAGCCGGTCGCCGAGTCCTTCGGGGACATCGACCCGAAGGTCGACCTCCGCGAGGACGGCGTGGAGAAGGGCCAGAAGTGGACCGGCTGGCACACGCTCGAGAAGGCGCTGTGGCAGGACAAGAAGATCGGCGCCGAGGAGAAGACCCTCGCCACCACCCTCATCACCGACCTGACCGCCTGGCAGAAGAAGGTCGGCAAGGCGGACATCACCCCGACCTCCATGGCCAACGGCGCCAAGGAGCTGCTCGACGAGGTCGCCACCGGCAAGGTCACCGGTGAGGAGGAGCGCTACAGCCACACCGACCTGGTGGACTTCAAGGCGAACGTCGAGGGTGCGCAGAAGTCGTATGAGCTGCTCAAGCCGGTCGCCTCGAAGAACGACCCGAAGCTCGTCGCCGAGCTGGACAAGCAGTTCGCGGCGCTGAACAAGCTGCTCGACAAGTACCGCAAGAGCCCGGCCTCCTACGAGTTCACCTCGTACGACAAGGTTGGCAAGGCGGAGCGCAAGGAGCTCTCCGACGCGGTCAACGCGCTCGCCGAGCCCCTCTCCAAGCTCGCGGCCGCGGTCGTCAAGTAA
- a CDS encoding ABC transporter permease, with product MSTATATTTAQSPAPAPVKSAPAGEGRIGLRANLRHIGALVRRNALQIKQDPESMFDAVLMPIVFTLLFVYVFGGAISGKGNQQEYVNYVIPGLMAMQGMNIAMAVGTGVNDDFKKGVMDRFRSMPIARSSVLIAKIVVEVGRMLVATTILLGMGFLLGLEIHTSVLELFAAVGLSMVFGASLMWIFILLGLTMKTAQAVQGVAMLVLMPLQFGSSIFAPPTTMPGWLQSFTDYNPLSNLADAARSLINGGPVAHAVWMTLGWAALITLVTAPLAVAKFRKKT from the coding sequence ATGAGTACGGCGACTGCCACCACCACCGCCCAGTCGCCCGCGCCCGCCCCGGTGAAGAGCGCGCCGGCCGGCGAGGGCAGGATCGGCCTGCGGGCCAATCTCCGGCACATCGGCGCGCTGGTGCGCCGCAACGCCCTGCAGATCAAGCAGGACCCGGAGTCGATGTTCGACGCCGTACTGATGCCGATCGTCTTCACGCTGCTGTTCGTGTACGTCTTCGGCGGCGCGATCTCCGGCAAGGGCAACCAGCAGGAGTACGTCAACTATGTGATCCCGGGTCTGATGGCGATGCAGGGCATGAACATCGCCATGGCCGTAGGCACCGGCGTCAACGACGACTTCAAGAAGGGCGTGATGGACCGTTTCCGGTCCATGCCTATCGCCCGCTCCTCCGTCCTCATCGCGAAGATCGTGGTCGAGGTCGGCCGGATGCTGGTGGCCACGACCATTCTGCTCGGCATGGGCTTCCTGCTCGGCCTGGAGATCCACACCTCGGTCCTCGAACTGTTCGCGGCGGTCGGCCTGTCCATGGTCTTCGGCGCCTCGCTGATGTGGATCTTCATCCTGCTCGGTCTCACCATGAAGACGGCCCAGGCCGTCCAAGGAGTGGCCATGCTCGTACTGATGCCGCTGCAGTTCGGCTCGTCGATCTTCGCACCGCCGACCACGATGCCCGGCTGGCTGCAGAGCTTCACCGACTACAACCCGCTTTCCAACCTCGCCGACGCGGCCCGGAGTCTGATCAACGGCGGTCCGGTCGCCCACGCCGTGTGGATGACGCTCGGCTGGGCGGCGCTGATCACCCTGGTCACGGCGCCGCTCGCGGTCGCCAAATTCCGCAAGAAGACCTGA
- the map gene encoding type I methionyl aminopeptidase, with protein sequence MSGQSLLVPGELSPTRSVPGNIRRPEYVGKPSPTPYAGPEVQDPDTVERMRIAGRIAAQAMEEAAKHISPGVTTDELDRVAHEFMCDHGAYPSTLGYRGFPKSLCSSVNEVICHGIPDSTVLRDGDIVNLDVTAYINGVHGDNNATYLCGDVDEESRLLVERTRESLNRAIKAVKPGRQVNVIGRVIESYAKRFGYGVVRDFTGHGINSSFHSGLIIPHYDAAHATTVIQPGMTFTIEPMLTLGTHEYDMWDDGWTVVTKDRKRTAQFEHTLVVTETGAEILTLP encoded by the coding sequence ATGTCTGGCCAGTCGCTGCTCGTACCAGGGGAGCTCTCTCCCACCCGCTCCGTCCCCGGAAACATCCGGCGCCCCGAGTACGTCGGAAAGCCCTCGCCGACGCCGTACGCCGGGCCGGAGGTCCAGGACCCCGACACCGTCGAGCGGATGCGCATCGCGGGTCGCATCGCCGCGCAGGCGATGGAGGAGGCCGCCAAGCACATCTCGCCCGGCGTGACCACGGACGAACTGGACCGGGTCGCGCACGAGTTCATGTGCGACCACGGCGCCTACCCGTCCACGCTCGGCTACCGCGGCTTCCCCAAGTCGCTCTGCTCCTCGGTCAACGAGGTGATCTGTCACGGCATCCCGGACTCCACCGTGCTGCGCGACGGTGACATCGTGAACCTCGACGTCACCGCGTACATCAACGGCGTGCACGGCGACAACAACGCCACCTACCTCTGTGGCGACGTGGACGAGGAGTCACGCCTGCTGGTGGAGCGGACCCGGGAGTCCCTCAACCGCGCCATCAAGGCGGTCAAGCCGGGGCGCCAGGTCAATGTCATCGGCAGGGTCATCGAGTCGTACGCCAAGCGCTTCGGCTACGGCGTCGTCCGTGACTTCACCGGGCACGGGATCAACTCGTCCTTCCACTCCGGGCTGATCATCCCGCACTACGACGCCGCGCACGCGACGACCGTCATCCAGCCCGGGATGACCTTCACGATCGAGCCGATGCTCACGCTCGGCACGCACGAGTACGACATGTGGGACGACGGCTGGACCGTGGTGACGAAGGACCGCAAGCGCACGGCGCAGTTCGAGCACACGCTGGTGGTGACGGAGACCGGGGCGGAAATTCTCACCTTGCCGTGA
- a CDS encoding AfsR/SARP family transcriptional regulator encodes MHYRVLGTTQALHDDGTPVALGGARLRALLAVLALRPGRTVPVGLLVDEVWDGDPPADAVGAVQALVGRLRRALGHAAVASAEGGGYRLCAHGEDVDLHRFDRLAGEGARALEEGDAVKAATLLDDALALWQGPVLADLPDRSAQAARWEARRLDARRSRLAAALALGRAEEALPELVALCEAHPMDEPLQALRIRALRDAGRAAEALAAYEGVRADLADSLGADPGSELRALHAELLRPDLSVAAAGTSSRRGPSPAPPLPGTGAATAPLRTRPGTPPLREDASSAVERGQARPGNLRARLTSFVGREADIDTIHGDLGRARLVTLLGPGGAGKTRLSQEAAERVAADAQSPWPDGVWLAELAPVDDPENVPEAVLTALGARETVLRGAGAEEMRAAERYADDALVRLAEHCSRRRMLLLLDNCEHVVGAAATLAERLLETCPGLTVLATSREPLGVPGELVRPVDPLPDPMALRLLAERGAAARPGFRIDADEATAAAAAEICRRLDGLPLAIELAAARLRMLTPRQIADRLDDRFRLLTSGSRTVLPRQQTLRAVVDWSWDLLEDPERAVLRRLSVFAGGSDLPAAEAVCADPGGLDVADALGSLIDKSLVVAAPAPDGEMRYRLLETVGEYAAERLDEAGERPAVERQHLVHYREFARRTDPLLRGHGQRAAVDRFQLEYENLRSALRRAVAARDEHEALCLTLCLSWYWQMRDLRTEGRHWATAAGELGPDPFEQPVEPAPPITERFTDAPPPMSPELLQEARRGAAMIRMIFMDYDMDEWTSPQKLDRLRAVTQVYRPGLPQTCRPPGSLWFFAVLLTGDGDQLKALLDETIEACRGYGYEWELAATLQARANVLANRSDWAAEASRDAEEALEIFTRLGDLWGAAEALSARGEARERIGAYPLAAEDFTAAIEYAEQIGAQAQTAVLRSRLAGVLMEMGEGERGEALVREVLADHGAANNESSAVARMFLALWLGRNGRVQEARAEIELLMVQFRSRTLAIFEGMVTGFLGWLDLLDGEYELALERARFALAKAQDPLTLMVAPQMRSIQMVTVAQALALGRPERARDAARIIGASDALVPPGHFAPRHERETRADAEAAVRAVLGDAAYESAYAEGGRLTVDEAAALV; translated from the coding sequence GTGCATTATCGGGTTCTCGGTACCACTCAGGCACTTCACGACGACGGCACGCCCGTCGCGCTCGGTGGCGCGCGGCTGCGTGCGCTGCTGGCCGTGCTGGCGTTGCGGCCCGGGCGTACGGTCCCGGTCGGCCTCCTGGTCGACGAGGTGTGGGACGGCGACCCGCCGGCCGACGCGGTGGGCGCGGTGCAGGCGCTCGTCGGGCGGCTGCGGCGGGCGCTGGGGCACGCGGCGGTGGCCTCGGCGGAGGGCGGCGGCTACCGGCTGTGCGCGCACGGCGAGGATGTGGACCTGCACCGTTTCGACCGGCTCGCGGGGGAGGGGGCGCGGGCGCTGGAGGAGGGCGACGCGGTGAAGGCGGCGACGCTCCTCGACGACGCGCTCGCTCTCTGGCAGGGGCCGGTGCTCGCCGACCTGCCGGACCGCTCGGCGCAGGCGGCGCGTTGGGAGGCCCGCCGGCTGGACGCCCGCCGCTCGCGTCTGGCGGCCGCGCTCGCACTGGGCCGGGCGGAGGAGGCGCTGCCCGAGCTGGTCGCGCTGTGCGAGGCCCATCCGATGGACGAGCCGCTGCAGGCGCTGCGGATCCGGGCACTGCGGGACGCCGGCCGCGCCGCCGAGGCGCTCGCGGCGTACGAGGGGGTGCGCGCGGATCTCGCGGACAGCCTCGGCGCGGACCCGGGCAGTGAACTGCGGGCGCTGCACGCGGAGTTGCTGCGACCGGATCTTTCCGTAGCCGCGGCGGGGACGTCCTCGCGGCGCGGTCCCTCCCCGGCGCCGCCCCTTCCGGGAACCGGAGCTGCGACCGCCCCGCTCCGGACGCGGCCCGGGACCCCGCCGCTCCGCGAGGACGCGTCCTCGGCCGTCGAGCGGGGGCAGGCCCGTCCCGGCAATCTGCGTGCCCGGCTCACCTCCTTCGTCGGGCGCGAGGCCGATATCGACACCATCCACGGAGACCTCGGCCGCGCCCGCCTCGTCACCCTGCTCGGGCCCGGCGGTGCCGGGAAGACCCGGCTCTCGCAGGAGGCCGCCGAACGGGTCGCGGCCGATGCGCAAAGCCCGTGGCCGGACGGGGTCTGGCTCGCCGAACTCGCGCCCGTGGACGACCCGGAGAACGTCCCCGAGGCCGTCCTCACCGCGCTCGGCGCTCGCGAGACCGTGCTGCGTGGCGCCGGCGCGGAGGAGATGCGGGCCGCCGAGAGGTACGCCGACGACGCCCTCGTACGGCTGGCAGAGCACTGCTCACGCCGGCGCATGCTGCTGCTCCTCGACAACTGCGAGCACGTCGTCGGAGCCGCCGCCACCCTGGCCGAGCGGCTGCTGGAGACCTGCCCCGGCCTCACCGTACTGGCCACCAGCCGGGAACCGCTGGGCGTGCCCGGCGAGTTGGTGCGACCGGTGGACCCGCTGCCCGACCCGATGGCGCTGCGGCTGCTTGCCGAGCGGGGCGCGGCCGCCAGGCCCGGTTTCCGTATCGACGCCGACGAGGCCACCGCCGCCGCGGCCGCCGAGATCTGCCGCCGCCTCGACGGACTCCCGCTCGCGATCGAACTCGCCGCCGCCCGGCTGCGGATGCTCACCCCGCGCCAGATCGCCGACCGCCTGGACGACCGCTTCCGCCTGCTGACCAGCGGCAGCCGCACCGTACTGCCGCGTCAGCAGACACTCCGTGCCGTCGTCGACTGGTCCTGGGACCTCCTGGAGGACCCCGAACGCGCCGTCCTGCGACGGCTGTCGGTCTTCGCGGGCGGCAGCGACCTCCCGGCCGCCGAGGCCGTGTGCGCGGACCCGGGCGGGCTCGACGTCGCCGACGCCCTCGGCTCACTCATCGACAAGTCCCTCGTCGTCGCAGCCCCCGCCCCCGACGGCGAGATGCGCTACCGGCTTCTGGAGACCGTCGGCGAGTACGCCGCCGAACGCCTCGACGAGGCCGGCGAGCGCCCCGCCGTCGAGCGGCAACACCTCGTCCACTACCGGGAGTTCGCCCGCAGAACCGACCCCCTCCTGCGCGGCCACGGGCAGCGCGCCGCCGTCGACCGCTTCCAGCTCGAGTACGAGAACCTGCGCTCCGCGCTCCGCCGCGCCGTCGCCGCCCGCGACGAGCACGAGGCGCTCTGCCTCACCCTCTGCCTGTCCTGGTACTGGCAGATGCGGGACCTGCGCACCGAGGGCCGGCACTGGGCCACGGCCGCGGGCGAGCTCGGCCCCGACCCCTTCGAGCAGCCCGTCGAGCCCGCCCCGCCGATCACCGAACGGTTCACGGACGCGCCGCCGCCCATGTCGCCCGAACTGCTTCAGGAGGCCCGGCGCGGCGCGGCGATGATCCGGATGATCTTCATGGACTACGACATGGACGAATGGACCTCGCCCCAGAAGCTGGACCGGCTGCGCGCGGTCACCCAGGTCTACCGGCCGGGGCTGCCGCAGACCTGCCGGCCTCCGGGCTCGCTCTGGTTCTTCGCCGTTCTGCTGACCGGGGACGGGGATCAGCTCAAGGCCCTGCTCGACGAGACCATCGAGGCCTGCCGCGGGTACGGATACGAGTGGGAGCTCGCCGCAACCCTCCAGGCACGGGCCAATGTCCTCGCCAACCGCAGCGACTGGGCGGCCGAGGCGTCCCGCGACGCGGAAGAGGCCCTGGAGATCTTCACCCGGCTCGGCGATCTCTGGGGCGCTGCAGAGGCCCTGTCCGCGCGTGGTGAGGCGCGGGAGCGCATCGGCGCCTACCCGCTCGCGGCAGAGGACTTCACGGCCGCCATCGAGTACGCGGAGCAGATCGGAGCGCAGGCCCAGACGGCGGTGCTCCGCTCCCGCCTCGCCGGCGTCCTGATGGAAATGGGGGAGGGCGAGCGGGGCGAGGCGCTCGTCCGCGAGGTGCTGGCCGACCACGGGGCCGCGAACAACGAGTCGTCGGCTGTGGCCCGGATGTTCCTCGCCCTGTGGCTGGGCCGCAACGGTCGCGTCCAGGAGGCCCGCGCCGAGATCGAGCTGTTGATGGTGCAGTTCCGTTCCAGAACCCTCGCGATCTTCGAGGGTATGGTGACCGGTTTCCTCGGCTGGCTGGACCTGCTCGACGGCGAGTACGAGCTGGCGCTGGAGAGGGCGCGCTTCGCGCTGGCCAAGGCGCAGGACCCGCTGACCCTGATGGTCGCTCCGCAGATGCGCTCGATTCAGATGGTGACAGTGGCCCAGGCACTGGCCCTGGGCCGGCCGGAGCGCGCGCGCGACGCGGCCCGGATCATCGGGGCGTCCGACGCCCTGGTGCCGCCCGGCCATTTCGCGCCGCGGCACGAGCGGGAGACCCGGGCCGACGCCGAGGCGGCCGTGCGCGCCGTCCTCGGGGACGCGGCGTACGAGTCCGCCTATGCCGAAGGCGGCCGCCTCACCGTCGATGAGGCAGCCGCCCTCGTGTGA
- a CDS encoding site-2 protease family protein, producing MTTATSRHSDRRISPVFLGIVAVMAVTGWAVWTDFASSPGLAVFLFVTSAWVVSLCLHEYAHARTALHGGDITIGTKGYLTLNPLKYTHALLSIVLPVLFVIMGGIGLPGGAVFIERGRIKGRWKHSVISAAGPLTNALFAVVCTAPFWLGALDGVPLVFRFALAFLALLQLTAAILNFLPVPGLDGYGVIEPWLSYKIRRQVEPYAPFGLLAVFGVLFIPEVNHAFFDAIDAILRGLGVGQAETYCGQDFYRFWSERNPVCASIVSQ from the coding sequence ATGACCACCGCCACCTCCCGCCACAGCGACCGGCGGATCAGTCCCGTCTTCCTCGGGATCGTCGCCGTGATGGCGGTGACGGGCTGGGCGGTGTGGACGGACTTCGCGTCGAGCCCCGGTCTGGCCGTCTTCCTCTTCGTCACCTCGGCGTGGGTCGTCTCGCTCTGTCTGCACGAGTACGCGCACGCCCGCACCGCGCTGCACGGCGGTGACATCACCATCGGCACGAAGGGCTACCTGACCCTCAACCCGCTCAAGTACACGCATGCGTTGCTGAGCATCGTGCTGCCCGTACTGTTCGTGATCATGGGCGGTATCGGCCTCCCGGGCGGCGCGGTCTTCATCGAGCGCGGCAGGATCAAGGGGCGTTGGAAGCACAGTGTGATCTCGGCGGCTGGCCCCCTGACGAACGCGCTGTTCGCGGTCGTCTGCACCGCGCCGTTCTGGCTGGGCGCACTGGACGGGGTGCCGCTGGTCTTCCGCTTCGCGCTCGCGTTCCTCGCGCTGCTGCAGCTCACCGCCGCGATCCTGAACTTCCTGCCGGTGCCGGGCCTCGACGGCTACGGCGTGATCGAGCCGTGGCTCTCGTACAAGATCCGTCGCCAGGTCGAGCCGTACGCGCCCTTCGGGCTGCTCGCCGTCTTCGGCGTCCTGTTCATCCCCGAGGTGAATCACGCGTTCTTCGACGCGATCGACGCGATCCTGCGGGGGCTGGGGGTCGGCCAGGCGGAGACGTACTGCGGTCAGGACTTCTACCGCTTCTGGAGCGAGCGGAACCCGGTCTGCGCCTCGATCGTCAGCCAGTAG